From the genome of Colletotrichum higginsianum IMI 349063 chromosome 4, whole genome shotgun sequence, one region includes:
- a CDS encoding C6 zinc finger domain-containing protein — protein sequence MATRRSHTKSRTGCRDCKRRKVKVRNRVPPAVLRLRAPNTRVEGSGVRVRWSDGTLPTLLFPPARCGVEELSLTDRVHGITCSLSSSSSSGDVSFSTTPQRSSNTPSASGQSPEAPNHFLDVLIHRSRPVPQAPTIELWGHGLELMHHYTLHTANTMSLKPEMQYVWRVAIPEIGYECPFVMHGILAIAALHKAYLLPPERDRYLDLATSHQTAGLEGFRAVLQTLDDSNWESVFCFASITLLHVSFHPVRKSTDHDAELLPDITALFVFVRGIRAILEPYHGGLGRTRLGPMAHGIWVIDPGDPQYQNPSLRHSPLPRDTFDALRRLAAFFEESLPDGTRRGYATAVRELEKSVRLMAHAGTHLEVGMAIFWPYVISDAVMADIQSMNPYAMVLLSHFAVLLRAMEPTYWYLRGWSARLMAAVDQQLAGRPALLEAARWPKEQISELYGPY from the exons ATGGCAACTCGTCGCTCCCACACCAAGTCGCGCACCGGCTGCCGAGACTGCAAGCGGAGGAAAGTCAAGGTGAGAAACCGAGTGCCACCCGCCGTCCTCCGCTTGCGCGCGCCGAACACGCGGGTGGAGGGATCGGGGGTCCGCGTTCGCTGGTCTGACGGCACTCTACCCACACTTCTCTTTCCCCCGGCCCGGTGCGGCGTGGAAGAACTCTCACTGACGGACCGCGT GCACGGCATCACGTGCAGtctgtcgtcgtcctcgtcctcgggcgaCGTGTCATTCAGCACCACTCCTCAACGCTCGTCTAACACGCCGTCGGCTAGCGGTCAGAGCCCGGAAGCACCAAATCATTTTCTCGATGTGCTTATCCATCGCAGCCGACCCGTCCCGCAAGCGCCGACCATCGAGCTCTGGGGCCACGGTCTGGAGCTGATGCACCACTACACCTTACACACCGCCAACACCATGTCGTTGAAACCCGAGATGCAGTACGTCTGGCGCGTCGCCATTCCCGAAATCGGGTACGAGTGCCCCTTTGTTATGCACggcatcctcgccatcgccgcaTTGCACAAGGCGtacctcctcccccccgagCGAGACAGGTATCTCGACCTGGCGACATCCCATCAGaccgccggcctcgagggcttTCGTGCCGTGCTGCAAACACTGGACGATAGCAACTGGGAGTCCGTCTTCTGCTTCGCCTCCATCACTCTGCTCCACGTTTCCTTCCACCCCGTGCGCAAGAGCACCGAtcacgacgccgagctcttGCCGGACATCACGgctctcttcgtcttcgtgCGGGGCATAAGGGCCATCCTCGAGCCTTACCATGGCGGGCTTGGCCGAACGAGACTCGGCCCCATGGCCCACGGTATCTGGGTCATTGATCCGGGCGATCCTCAGTACCA AAACCCATCTCTCCGCCACTCCCCGCTGCCGAGAGACACCTTTGATGCcctgcgccgcctcgccgcgtTCTTTGAGGAATCACTCCCCGACGGCACGCGCCGCGGGtacgccaccgccgtccggGAGCTCGAGAAATCCGTTCGCCTGATGGCGCACGCTGGGACCcacctcgaggtcggcatGGCCATCTTCTGGCCTTACGTGATCTCAGACGCCGTCATGGCCGACATCCAGTCTATGAACCCCTACGCCATGGTTCTCCTGTCGCACTTTGCCGTCTTGCTGCGCGCGATGGAGCCGACGTACTGGTACCTCCGCGGCTGGTCGGCGAGGCtgatggccgccgtcgaccagCAGCTGGCAGGGCGCCCGGCGCTTTTAGAGGCGGCGAGGTGGCCCAAGGAACAGATATCCGAGCTGTATGGGCCATACTGA
- a CDS encoding Serine threonine protein kinase, translating into MSFAMPFTIRSAACPFARYFLMAGPPKVIPLCRSHRCQYSMLSAGDTFRGECGLTYRLVRPLGSDSRNNVWNAVDASRETSQYIAKGPSDGDDKSRDWLAFQHELDMQRLFAKAPMIREIVDFVPISESAGPLMILEPMPMTLWEARNTRRLTKREIKWIMRGILLGIGAVHAKRMVFSDLKMENVGVGGFDAANPNSNVHEIIVLLMDLGSISPPSDREITSLTYRSPEVHFGKPWDQSTDIWSWGVIVTPAQLAQLLQAAVDPESPGLYDNVTRGTLEEKTRAVRDRLAVDFDLHSVPFYAHDEKCRALLPPPRPDEAYMWANSMVEKGVSGEDIQFLVEVLHPDPACRLNVREVLESGHFEL; encoded by the exons ATGTCATTCGCTATGCCGTTCACCATACGATCCGCCGCTTGCCCCTTTGCTCGATATTTTCTCATGGCAGGACCACCAAAGGTCATCCCGTTGTGCCGTTCTCACCGATGCCAATACAGCATGCTATCTGCTGGAGATACCTTCCGCGGTGAATGTGGCCTCACATACCGCTTGGTACGCCCATTGGGGTCCGACTCTCGCAACAACGTCTGGAATGCGGTCGACGCATCTCGCGAAACGAGCCAGTACATCGCAAAAGGACCTTccgacggcgatgacaaGTCCCGCGACTGGCTGGCGTTCCAACACGAACTCGACATGCAGAGGCTCTTTGCTAAAGCGCCCATGATCCGAGAGATCGTCGACTTCGTCCCCATCTCTGAGTCGGCCGGTCCTCTGATGATTCTCGAGCCGATGCCCATGACCTTATGGGAGGCCCGCAACACGCGTCGTTTGACCAAGCGGGAGATCAAGTGGATCATGAGGGGAATCCTCCTAGGTATCGGCGCGGTCCATGCCAAACGTATGGTCTTTAGTG ACTTGAAAATGGAGAATGTGGGCGTTGGGGGGTTCGACGCCGCGAACCCCAATTCCAACGTTCACGAAATCATTGTCCTGCTCATGGACTTGGGCTCTA TCAGTCCACCTTCTGACAGGGAGATCACATCCCTCACCTACCGAAGCCCCGAAGTCCATTTCGGGAAACCGTGGGACCAGAGTACGGACATCTGGTCGTGGGGTGTCATCGTAA CCCCTGCCCAGCTGGCCCAGTTGctccaggccgccgtcgaccctGAGTCTCCAGGCCTGTACGACAACGTCACTAGGGGAACACTGGAAGAAAAGACACGGGCAGTTCGCGACAGACTGGCGGTGGATTTCGATCTGCACTCGGTGCCATTCTACGCACACGACGAGAAATGCCGAGCCTTGCtaccgccgcctcgaccaGATGAGGCTTACATGTGGGCGAACAGCATGGTTGAGAAGGGTGTTTCCGGCGAAGACATCCAGTTCCTTGTCGAGGTCCTCCATCCGGACCCTGCGTGTCGATTGAATGTCAGGGAGGTCCTCGAGAGCGGTCACTTTGAACTCTAA
- a CDS encoding Calcium calmodulin-dependent protein: protein MSTIQQLKNFIRHGKQARVSNNDEQSPKQQHSPPQKAHVGVSEPAYPVANPVQAIPEAYSVAGDAQARAAQAGNVAAHAAEPNQHKTSKAGKNIDSTHIAKLIAEENESKSKFPRYPGLERWDLLEKMGDGAFSNVYRARDTTGEYPGECAIKVVRKYEMNSMQGNKHLHPDFKKVPKAAERANILKEVQIMRQLDHPNIIKLIDFSESRQYYYIILELAPGGELFHQIVRLTYFSEELSRHVIVQVAQALEYLHEERGVVHRDIKPENILFSPIPIVPSKNPKPRQPGDEDKVDEGEFIPGVGAGGIGQIKIADFGLSKIVWDNQTMTPCGTVGYTAPEIVKDERYSKSVDMWALGCVLYTLLCGFPPFYDESIEVLTEKVAKGQYTFLSPWWDDISKSAQDLISHLLTVDPDKRYTITEFLAHPWVKGSGPTPRDEKKTQPDMLRAFDASRIVDGDRRHDFRSPGAVNLREVFDVGYAVHRQEEEAKRRKQVGTKGGVPARFLNNLNEESDEEEMAENKEAEYVHKPTQNTQALEQSMRNAQIKDQQEQQRGRERERQAAPGEKGYGQHSAAVTAAARQQVRDRNRQKGAFELSLDGATLLGRRNKQPLAARAGGA from the exons ATGTCGACGATACAGCAGCTTAAGAACTTTATCCGACACG GAAAGCAGGCCCGAGTCAGCAACAACGATGAGCAGTCACCTAAGCAGCAACATTCGCCCCCTCAGAAAGCCCACGTTGGCGTTTCCGAGCCAGCCTACCCCGTTGCCAACCCCGTCCAGGCAATTCCCGAGGCATACTcggtcgccggcgatgccCAAGCCCGCGCTGCTCAGGCCGgcaacgtcgccgcccatgccgccgagCCGAACCAGCATAAGACATCCAAGGCTGGCAAGAATATCGACAGCACGCACATTGCGAAGCTGATTGCCGAGGAGAACGAGAGCAAGAGCAAATTCCCGAGATACCCTGGCTTGGAGAGATGGGACTTGCTTGAGAAGATGGGCGACGGTGCCTTCAGCAACGTCTACCGCGCGCGTGATACCACTGGCGAATATCCCGGCGAGTGTGCCATCAAGGTCGTCCGGAAATATGAAATGAACAGTATGCAG GGAAACAAGCATTTACACCCGGACTTCAAGAAGGTCCCCAAGGCTGCAGAG AGAGCCAACATCTTGAAAGAGGTGCAGATCATGAGACAGCTTGACCACCCTAATATCATCAAGCTCATCGACTTTTCCGAGTCGCGGCAATACTACTACATCATTCTCGAACTGGCCCCCGGTGGCGAGCTGTTCCACCAAATCGTCCGTCTCACCTACTTCAGCGAGGAGCTTTCAAGACATGTCATCGTGCAGGTTGCCCAGGCTCTGGAGTACCTACACGAGGAGAGAGGTGTTGTTCATCG TGACATCAAGCCGGAAAACATCCTTTTCAGCCCGATCCCCATCGTCCCGTCCAAAAACCCCAAACCCAGACAGCCCGGTGATGAAGATaaggtcgacgagggcgagttTATTCCTGGCGTTGGAGCAGGCGGCATCGGTCAGATCAAGATTGCCGACTTCGGACTCTCCAAGATCGTTTGGGACAACCAGACCATGACGCCATGCGGCACGGTCGGATATACAGCTCCTGAGATTGTCAAAGACGAACGATACTCCAAGTCGGTTGACATGTGGGCCCTGGGATGTGTTCTCTACACACTTCTTTGCggtttcccccccttctacGACGAGAGCATCGAGGTTCTGACGGAGAAAGTCGCCAAGGGACAATACACGTTCCTTTCCCCTTGGTGGGACGACATCTCCAAGTCGGCTCAGGACCTCATCTCCCACCTCTTGACTGTGGATCCCGACAAACGATACACCATTACCGAGTTCCTGGCCCACCCGTGGGTCAAGGGATCCGGCCCCACGCCCcgcgacgagaagaagacgcagCCGGATATGCTCCGCGCATTCGATGCTTCGAGAATCGTGGACGGCGACCGCCGCCACGACTTCCGCTCACCTGGTGCGGTTAACCTGCGTGAGGTGTTCGACGTCGGCTACGCCGTACACAGacaagaagaggaggccaagcGTCGGAAGCAGGTCGGTACCAAAGGCGGCGTTCCTGCTCGTTTCTTGAACAACCTCAACGAGGAATCGGATGAAGAGGAAATGGCCGAGAACAAGGAGGCCGAGTATGTCCACAAACCGACGCAAAACACGCAGGCGCTCGAGCAAAGCATGCGCAATGCTCAAATCAAAGATCAGCAAGAACAACAACGTGGTCGCGAGCGCGAGCGACAAGCGGCCCCGGGCGAAAAGGGCTACGGCCAGCACTCGGCAGCTGTTACCGCTGCCGCTCGTCAGCAAGTTAGGGACCGCAACAGGCAGAAGGGTGCTTTCGAGCTCAGCCTTGATGGCGCCACGCTGCTGGGAAGGCGGAACAAACAACCTCTCGCAGCCCGGGCCGGTGGGGCGTAG